A genomic window from Camelina sativa cultivar DH55 chromosome 2, Cs, whole genome shotgun sequence includes:
- the LOC104743737 gene encoding 14-3-3-like protein GF14 kappa isoform X2, which produces MATTLSRDQYVYMAKLAEQAERYEEMVQFMEQLVSGATPAGELTVEERNLLSVAYKNVIGSLRAAWRIVSSIEQKEESRKNEEHVSLVKDYRSKVETELSTICSGILRLLDSHLVPSATTSESKVFYLKMKGDYHRYLAEFKSGDERKTAAEDTMIAYKAAQDVAIADLAPTHPIRLGLALNFSVFYYEILNSSEKACSMAKQAFEEAIAELDTLGEESYKDSTLIMQLLRDNLTLWTSDMQEQMDEA; this is translated from the exons atGGCGACAACGTTAAGCAGAGATCAATACGTATACATGGCGAAGCTTGCCGAACAAGCCGAGCGTTACGAAGAGATGGTTCAGTTCATGGAACAGCTCGTAAGTGGAGCGACACCAGCCGGTGAACTAACCGTTGAAGAGAGGAACCTTCTCTCTGTTGCTTACAAGAACGTGATTGGATCTCTCCGTGCCGCATGGAGAATTGTGTCTTCGATCGAGCAGAAGGAAGAGAGTAGGAAGAACGAAGAACACGTGTCGCTCGTTAAGGATTACAGATCTAAGGTTGAGACTGAGCTTTCTACGATCTGTTCAGGAATCCTTAGGTTGCTTGATTCGCATCTTGTTCCTTCTGCTACTACTAGTGAGTCTAAGGTCTTTTACCTCAAGATGAAAGGTGATTACCATCGTTATCTCGCTGAGTTCAAATCTGGTGATGAGAGGAAGACTGCTGCTGAAGATACTATGATCGCTTACAAAGCTGCTCag GATGTTGCAATTGCTGATCTAGCACCTACACATCCGATCAGGCTGGGTCTGGCTCTGAATTTCTCAGTGTTTTACTACGAGATTCTCAACTCTTCTGAGAAAGCTTGTAGCATGGCCAAACAG GCTTTTGAAGAAGCCATTGCTGAGCTGGACACATTGGGAGAGGAGTCATACAAAGACAGTACTCTCATCATGCAGTTGCTTAGGGACAATCTAACCCTTTGGACCTCCGATATGCAG GAGCAGATGGATGAGGCCTGA
- the LOC104743737 gene encoding 14-3-3-like protein GF14 kappa isoform X3 has translation MATTLSRDQYVYMAKLAEQAERYEEMVQFMEQLVSGATPAGELTVEERNLLSVAYKNVIGSLRAAWRIVSSIEQKEESRKNEEHVSLVKDYRSKVETELSTICSGILRLLDSHLVPSATTSESKVFYLKMKGDYHRYLAEFKSGDERKTAAEDTMIAYKAAQDVAIADLAPTHPIRLGLALNFSVFYYEILNSSEKACSMAKQAFEEAIAELDTLGEESYKDSTLIMQLLRDNLTLWTSDMQMDEA, from the exons atGGCGACAACGTTAAGCAGAGATCAATACGTATACATGGCGAAGCTTGCCGAACAAGCCGAGCGTTACGAAGAGATGGTTCAGTTCATGGAACAGCTCGTAAGTGGAGCGACACCAGCCGGTGAACTAACCGTTGAAGAGAGGAACCTTCTCTCTGTTGCTTACAAGAACGTGATTGGATCTCTCCGTGCCGCATGGAGAATTGTGTCTTCGATCGAGCAGAAGGAAGAGAGTAGGAAGAACGAAGAACACGTGTCGCTCGTTAAGGATTACAGATCTAAGGTTGAGACTGAGCTTTCTACGATCTGTTCAGGAATCCTTAGGTTGCTTGATTCGCATCTTGTTCCTTCTGCTACTACTAGTGAGTCTAAGGTCTTTTACCTCAAGATGAAAGGTGATTACCATCGTTATCTCGCTGAGTTCAAATCTGGTGATGAGAGGAAGACTGCTGCTGAAGATACTATGATCGCTTACAAAGCTGCTCag GATGTTGCAATTGCTGATCTAGCACCTACACATCCGATCAGGCTGGGTCTGGCTCTGAATTTCTCAGTGTTTTACTACGAGATTCTCAACTCTTCTGAGAAAGCTTGTAGCATGGCCAAACAG GCTTTTGAAGAAGCCATTGCTGAGCTGGACACATTGGGAGAGGAGTCATACAAAGACAGTACTCTCATCATGCAGTTGCTTAGGGACAATCTAACCCTTTGGACCTCCGATATGCAG ATGGATGAGGCCTGA
- the LOC104743737 gene encoding 14-3-3-like protein GF14 kappa isoform X1, with the protein MATTLSRDQYVYMAKLAEQAERYEEMVQFMEQLVSGATPAGELTVEERNLLSVAYKNVIGSLRAAWRIVSSIEQKEESRKNEEHVSLVKDYRSKVETELSTICSGILRLLDSHLVPSATTSESKVFYLKMKGDYHRYLAEFKSGDERKTAAEDTMIAYKAAQDVAIADLAPTHPIRLGLALNFSVFYYEILNSSEKACSMAKQAFEEAIAELDTLGEESYKDSTLIMQLLRDNLTLWTSDMQVCPILYFSFHISISS; encoded by the exons atGGCGACAACGTTAAGCAGAGATCAATACGTATACATGGCGAAGCTTGCCGAACAAGCCGAGCGTTACGAAGAGATGGTTCAGTTCATGGAACAGCTCGTAAGTGGAGCGACACCAGCCGGTGAACTAACCGTTGAAGAGAGGAACCTTCTCTCTGTTGCTTACAAGAACGTGATTGGATCTCTCCGTGCCGCATGGAGAATTGTGTCTTCGATCGAGCAGAAGGAAGAGAGTAGGAAGAACGAAGAACACGTGTCGCTCGTTAAGGATTACAGATCTAAGGTTGAGACTGAGCTTTCTACGATCTGTTCAGGAATCCTTAGGTTGCTTGATTCGCATCTTGTTCCTTCTGCTACTACTAGTGAGTCTAAGGTCTTTTACCTCAAGATGAAAGGTGATTACCATCGTTATCTCGCTGAGTTCAAATCTGGTGATGAGAGGAAGACTGCTGCTGAAGATACTATGATCGCTTACAAAGCTGCTCag GATGTTGCAATTGCTGATCTAGCACCTACACATCCGATCAGGCTGGGTCTGGCTCTGAATTTCTCAGTGTTTTACTACGAGATTCTCAACTCTTCTGAGAAAGCTTGTAGCATGGCCAAACAG GCTTTTGAAGAAGCCATTGCTGAGCTGGACACATTGGGAGAGGAGTCATACAAAGACAGTACTCTCATCATGCAGTTGCTTAGGGACAATCTAACCCTTTGGACCTCCGATATGCAGGTTTGTCCTATCCtatacttttcttttcatatttcAATCTCATCATGA